A genomic segment from Leptolyngbya boryana PCC 6306 encodes:
- a CDS encoding type II toxin-antitoxin system RelE/ParE family toxin, translated as MRVTYLSVAVLDLAEIRSYIAVDTPDTAQQIGNQLAQAINRLSTFPNLGKPGRVEGTRELITPKLGRTAYVIVYRIRLERIEVLRVLSGMRDIDQILEEEFPNEEN; from the coding sequence ATGCGCGTAACGTATCTTTCAGTCGCTGTCCTAGATTTAGCTGAAATTCGGTCTTATATTGCAGTTGATACTCCAGATACAGCCCAACAAATCGGAAATCAGTTAGCTCAAGCTATCAACAGATTATCTACATTCCCAAACCTTGGAAAACCTGGACGAGTTGAAGGCACTCGCGAATTAATAACTCCAAAACTTGGTCGAACAGCTTATGTGATCGTGTATAGAATTCGACTTGAGCGAATCGAAGTTCTCCGTGTTCTGTCCGGAATGCGAGATATTGATCAAATCCTTGAAGAAGAGTTTCCTAACGAAGAAAACTAG
- the surE gene encoding 5'/3'-nucleotidase SurE, protein MKLLVSNDDGVYALGIQTLANALAEAGHEVTVVCPDRERSATGHGLTLHDPLRVQEMSHLFHPNIKAWACSGTPSDCVKLAIWALLETPPDLVLSGINHGSNLGTDVLYSGTVSAAMEGVIEGIPGIALSLTSFQSREFQTAADFACTLVRQLEKDPLPELTLLNVNVPAIERDEIKGAIITRQGVRRYTDVFEKRVDPRGKIYYWLSGELLEDVDDPDIPNDVPTDVQANRENYITITPLHYNLTSPLGLKMTQNWISRLDQA, encoded by the coding sequence ATGAAACTCCTGGTTAGTAACGATGATGGTGTTTACGCGCTAGGGATTCAAACTCTAGCGAATGCGTTGGCAGAAGCAGGACATGAGGTGACGGTGGTGTGTCCTGATCGAGAGCGATCGGCAACGGGGCACGGCTTAACGTTGCACGATCCGCTGCGAGTTCAAGAAATGAGCCATCTTTTTCATCCCAACATTAAGGCATGGGCTTGTTCAGGAACCCCTTCAGACTGCGTAAAATTGGCGATTTGGGCGCTGTTGGAAACACCACCGGATTTGGTGTTGTCAGGAATTAATCACGGCTCGAATCTGGGCACAGATGTGCTGTATTCGGGAACGGTTTCTGCGGCGATGGAAGGTGTAATTGAAGGCATTCCGGGAATTGCACTGAGTTTAACCAGTTTTCAATCGCGAGAATTTCAGACTGCGGCGGATTTTGCTTGTACCTTGGTGCGACAGTTGGAGAAAGATCCATTGCCAGAGTTGACGTTATTGAATGTGAATGTGCCTGCGATCGAGCGAGATGAAATTAAAGGGGCAATCATCACGCGACAAGGCGTGAGACGCTATACGGATGTGTTTGAGAAGCGGGTTGATCCCAGAGGAAAAATTTACTACTGGCTTTCAGGCGAATTGCTTGAAGACGTAGACGATCCGGATATTCCGAATGATGTTCCGACCGATGTGCAGGCAAATCGGGAGAATTACATTACGATCACGCCCTTGCACTACAATCTGACTTCCCCTTTGGGCTTGAAAATGACACAGAACTGGATTTCAAGGCTGGACCAGGCATAA
- the isiD gene encoding protein IsiD: MSSLKQVDVSKLTESDIEMLAARLEKDDYTDAFEGLNDWHLLRAIAFQRPELVEPYLYLLDLEAFDES; encoded by the coding sequence ATGTCTAGTTTGAAACAAGTGGATGTGTCAAAGCTCACCGAGTCAGATATCGAGATGCTGGCGGCTCGGCTGGAAAAAGATGACTATACAGATGCATTTGAAGGGCTGAACGATTGGCATTTGCTCAGAGCGATCGCGTTTCAGCGCCCTGAATTAGTAGAGCCTTACCTTTATCTCTTAGATTTAGAAGCGTTTGACGAATCGTGA
- the pheS gene encoding phenylalanine--tRNA ligase subunit alpha: MAAQTQELEAQLDTIRQEATQAIAQADSLDQLEQLRVKYMGKKGPIPQVLGGMGKLDPAERPKIGARANEVKEAIQVELDRQKTALQAAAIAAQLASETIDVTMPGVGRPQGRMHPLNSTIDQVLDIFVGLGYTVAEGPEMETDYYNFEALNFLPDHPARDMQDTLYLPDGNLLRTHTSPVQIRYMEANDPPIRVAVPGKTYRRDTVDATHSAVFHQIEILAVDEGLTFTDLKGTIKVFLQELFGDVEIRFRPSFFPFTEPSAEVDVQWKGRWLEILGCGMVDPNVLKAVGYDPEIYTGFAAGFGVERLAMVLHQIDDIRRLYNSDLRFLKQF, encoded by the coding sequence ATGGCGGCACAAACCCAGGAACTCGAAGCCCAATTAGATACCATTCGCCAGGAAGCGACTCAAGCGATCGCGCAAGCTGATTCTCTCGATCAGCTTGAACAGTTGCGCGTCAAATACATGGGAAAAAAAGGTCCCATTCCCCAAGTGCTCGGCGGGATGGGCAAACTCGACCCCGCCGAGCGCCCGAAAATCGGGGCACGAGCCAATGAGGTCAAAGAAGCGATTCAGGTCGAACTCGATCGCCAAAAAACCGCGCTGCAAGCGGCTGCGATCGCGGCTCAATTAGCTTCAGAAACGATCGATGTGACGATGCCCGGAGTGGGAAGACCGCAAGGGCGGATGCATCCGTTAAATAGCACGATCGATCAGGTTCTCGATATTTTCGTTGGACTCGGCTACACAGTCGCCGAAGGTCCCGAAATGGAGACGGACTATTACAATTTCGAGGCGTTGAACTTCTTGCCCGATCATCCGGCGCGAGATATGCAAGATACGCTGTATCTCCCGGATGGCAATCTGCTGAGAACTCACACTTCGCCTGTACAGATTCGCTACATGGAAGCGAATGATCCACCAATTCGAGTAGCGGTTCCAGGCAAGACATATCGCCGCGATACAGTCGATGCGACACATTCGGCTGTGTTTCACCAGATCGAGATTTTGGCAGTCGATGAAGGACTGACGTTTACCGATCTCAAAGGAACCATCAAAGTGTTCTTGCAAGAGCTATTTGGAGATGTCGAAATTCGATTCCGTCCAAGTTTCTTCCCCTTCACAGAGCCATCTGCGGAAGTCGATGTGCAATGGAAAGGTCGCTGGTTGGAAATTCTCGGTTGTGGAATGGTGGATCCCAATGTTCTTAAAGCCGTGGGATACGATCCGGAGATCTACACCGGATTTGCTGCCGGATTTGGGGTGGAACGGTTGGCAATGGTGTTGCACCAAATCGATGATATTCGTCGGTTGTACAATAGCGATTTGCGGTTTTTGAAGCAGTTTTAA
- a CDS encoding pentapeptide repeat-containing protein, producing MTRTHLTTIAAVFSLGIALPVQAENIDHVRQLLSTRQCANCELSSAGLVLAQLSGANLAGANLAGANLSQANLAGADLTNANLAGASLSGANLAGAKLTNANIQGADLTRSYLVGADLTGTQIETAAIHGAVGLPTSAGNAEMFYQMAMEAGKRRQYETAIANFNQALVRKPDSAPALIGRAMARLELGDQKGAIQDSEQAAALFDRQGDAANAKSAVALAQGLKNPPDQQRRGNNFGQSLINVVGGLLQMFLTR from the coding sequence ATGACCCGGACTCATTTGACGACGATCGCAGCAGTTTTCTCATTGGGGATTGCATTACCCGTTCAGGCTGAAAATATTGATCACGTTCGGCAATTACTTTCGACTCGGCAATGTGCAAATTGCGAACTCAGTAGCGCCGGGTTAGTGTTGGCTCAATTGTCTGGGGCAAATCTCGCGGGCGCAAATCTCGCGGGCGCAAATCTCAGTCAAGCGAATCTCGCGGGCGCAGACTTAACCAACGCCAATCTCGCAGGCGCTTCCCTGAGTGGCGCAAATCTCGCAGGCGCAAAGTTGACGAATGCGAATATTCAAGGGGCAGATTTAACGCGATCGTATTTAGTGGGAGCAGATTTAACAGGCACTCAAATCGAAACGGCAGCCATTCACGGAGCCGTTGGCTTACCGACTTCAGCCGGGAATGCAGAAATGTTCTATCAAATGGCAATGGAAGCTGGGAAACGGCGACAGTATGAAACCGCGATCGCAAATTTCAATCAAGCCTTAGTGCGGAAACCGGATTCTGCGCCTGCTTTGATTGGGCGCGCAATGGCACGCTTAGAGTTGGGTGATCAAAAAGGAGCCATTCAAGACTCGGAACAAGCTGCGGCTTTGTTTGATCGGCAAGGGGATGCGGCGAATGCAAAATCAGCAGTCGCACTCGCACAAGGCTTAAAGAATCCACCTGATCAACAACGTCGAGGCAACAACTTTGGTCAGAGCTTGATCAATGTCGTGGGTGGATTACTGCAAATGTTTTTAACCCGCTAA
- a CDS encoding CopG family ribbon-helix-helix protein, with product MSQSETVTVQLPIEIKQKLEALATSTNRSQSWLVTQAITTYVETQSQQIQQIEAAVDLAESDRAVWVEGEAVEAWLNSWGTDNEKPTPCA from the coding sequence ATGTCGCAGAGTGAAACTGTCACAGTTCAATTACCGATCGAGATCAAACAAAAGCTCGAAGCACTTGCGACAAGCACAAATCGAAGTCAGTCTTGGCTAGTGACGCAAGCGATCACAACCTATGTCGAAACCCAATCTCAACAAATTCAGCAAATTGAAGCAGCAGTTGACCTTGCAGAGAGCGATCGAGCAGTTTGGGTCGAAGGTGAAGCTGTCGAGGCATGGCTCAACTCTTGGGGAACAGACAACGAGAAGCCGACTCCATGCGCGTAA
- the bchI gene encoding magnesium chelatase ATPase subunit I, which translates to MTFTTETTSQNGRSTAVPARRRAVFPFTAIVGQEEMKLALLLNIIDPKIGGVMIMGDRGTGKSTTIRALADLLPEIDVVADDPFNSHPNDIELMGDTVRQMIDQGADVPVVKKKVMMVDLPLGATEDRVCGTIDIEKALSEGVKAFEPGLLAKANRGILYVDEVNLLDDHLVDVLLDSAASGWNTVEREGISIRHPARFVLVGSGNPEEGELRPQLLDRFGMHAEIRTVKEPALRVQIVEQRTEFDQDPMPFLEKYEPQQKDLQKQIVDAQERLKQIAIDYDLRVKISQMCSELDVDGLRGDIVTNRAAKALAALEGRTEVTVDEIRRIAPLCLRHRLRKDPMESIDSGYKVEKVFDQVFGME; encoded by the coding sequence GTGACCTTTACGACAGAAACAACTTCACAAAACGGACGATCCACCGCAGTTCCCGCCCGTCGGCGTGCGGTGTTTCCTTTCACTGCGATCGTCGGGCAAGAAGAAATGAAGCTTGCTCTCCTGCTCAACATCATTGACCCGAAAATTGGCGGGGTGATGATTATGGGCGATCGTGGAACTGGTAAATCAACGACGATTCGGGCACTGGCTGACTTGTTGCCAGAAATTGATGTCGTGGCAGATGATCCCTTCAACAGTCATCCAAACGATATCGAATTAATGGGCGATACGGTGCGGCAGATGATCGACCAGGGTGCGGATGTGCCTGTGGTGAAGAAGAAAGTTATGATGGTCGATCTGCCTTTGGGAGCGACAGAAGATCGCGTCTGCGGCACGATCGATATCGAGAAAGCCCTCTCCGAAGGGGTTAAAGCTTTTGAACCGGGATTGTTGGCAAAGGCAAATCGCGGCATTCTCTATGTCGATGAAGTCAATTTGCTCGATGATCACCTCGTCGATGTGCTGCTCGATTCGGCAGCATCGGGATGGAATACGGTCGAGCGGGAAGGGATTTCGATTCGACATCCAGCGCGATTTGTTCTAGTAGGCTCAGGCAACCCAGAAGAAGGGGAACTGCGTCCGCAATTGCTTGATCGATTTGGGATGCATGCTGAGATTCGCACCGTGAAGGAACCTGCATTGCGAGTTCAAATTGTGGAGCAACGGACAGAGTTTGACCAAGATCCGATGCCGTTCTTAGAAAAATATGAGCCACAGCAGAAGGATCTGCAGAAGCAAATTGTCGATGCTCAGGAGCGCTTGAAACAGATTGCGATCGACTACGATTTGCGCGTCAAAATCTCTCAGATGTGTTCGGAACTCGATGTCGATGGATTGCGCGGAGACATCGTGACCAACCGTGCAGCAAAGGCTTTGGCAGCATTAGAAGGACGAACTGAAGTCACCGTGGATGAGATTCGTCGAATTGCGCCTCTGTGTCTGCGTCACCGTCTGCGGAAAGATCCGATGGAATCGATCGATTCAGGTTACAAGGTCGAGAAGGTTTTTGATCAAGTGTTTGGAATGGAATAG
- a CDS encoding DUF433 domain-containing protein: protein MTPAIVAEMAPLQANEDGVILVGKTRVTLDTVVAVFNQGVTAEEIAHRYPSLNLADIYATIAYYLKHQSEVDAYLQQRRQRSQEIRKMNQAVFDPQGLRDRLLARKPAQEAC from the coding sequence ATGACACCGGCAATTGTTGCTGAAATGGCTCCTCTGCAAGCAAATGAAGACGGCGTAATTCTCGTCGGAAAGACTCGTGTAACCTTAGATACTGTAGTCGCTGTCTTTAACCAGGGTGTAACAGCCGAGGAAATCGCTCATCGGTATCCGTCGTTAAATTTGGCTGATATCTATGCCACAATTGCCTACTATCTTAAACACCAGTCGGAAGTGGATGCTTATCTCCAACAACGGCGGCAGCGATCGCAGGAGATTCGGAAAATGAATCAAGCAGTATTTGACCCACAAGGATTGCGCGATCGCCTGCTTGCCCGCAAACCTGCACAGGAAGCATGCTGA
- the ppc gene encoding phosphoenolpyruvate carboxylase, whose amino-acid sequence MSSSRPSSSDESFASLATSADAIGEDVSALMSDLFLRHRLRIVEDLWEAVLQQECGQELVDLLNQLRRMCSPEGQATTFTESDVLQVVENLDLNEAIRAARAFALYFQLINIVEQHYEQRDQQLQYRMAREGQVEEVPKPSSPSSYATEEEAGRPEADFLERSLHEAASRREIGTFHWLFPRLKQLNVPPQQIQRLIQQLDVSLVFTAHPTEIVRHTIRDKQRRIAKILRQLDSVEDSLKAIGLSSSWETESLRDQLTEEIRLWWRTDELHQFKPTVLDEVDHALHYFREVIFEAIPHLYTRLEQAVHQSFPRMEMPSRNFCQFGSWVGADRDGNPSVTPQVTWQTACYQRRIVLERYVQSVQCLTDLLSLSLHWSDVLPDLLESLEQDQQRMPDVYDRLSIRFRQEPYRLKLAYIQKRLENTLDRNHILYSGDGLQQEMPEFDEATLYRSGEDFLAELRLIQSNLAATGLSCRDLEHLICQVEIFGFCLAHLDIRQESPRHSETMNEIVEYLQVLPKAYNDMSEAERCEWLTRELQTRRPLIPTEMPFSERTRETISTFRMVRKLQQEFGLEICRTYIISMSHDVSDLLEVLLFAKEAGLYDPVTGLGTIQVVPLFETVEDLQKAPGIMKQVFAQPFYKALIAGGFDAIDKGTALQEVMLGYSDSNKDSGFLSSNWEIHKAQQALQRIADEHGVALRIFHGRGGSVGRGGGPAYEAILAQPGHSVNGRIKITEQGEVLASKYSLPELALYNLETVTTAVIQGSLLQNKFDEIAPWQQIMEELAARSRTHYRQLIYEQADFIDFFHQVTPIEEISQLQISSRPARRGGKKDLASLRAIPWVFSWTQSRFLLPSWYGVGTALNAFLDEAPEKHMQLLRHFYYKWPFFKMAISRVEMTLSKVDLQIAGHYVQELTQAEDRERFAPVFEQIRQEYFLTRELVLKITGHNRLLDGDPELQRSVQLRNGTIVPLGFLQVSLLKRLRQHKTLAASGVVRSRYSKGELLRGALLTINGIAAGMRNTG is encoded by the coding sequence ATGAGTTCGAGCCGACCCTCTTCTTCTGACGAATCATTTGCCAGCCTTGCCACTTCTGCGGACGCAATCGGTGAGGATGTGAGTGCGTTGATGTCCGATTTATTTTTGCGCCATCGGCTAAGAATTGTTGAGGATCTCTGGGAGGCGGTGCTGCAACAAGAATGCGGGCAGGAACTCGTCGATCTGTTGAATCAGTTGAGGCGGATGTGTTCGCCAGAAGGGCAGGCAACGACCTTTACTGAATCAGACGTGCTGCAAGTGGTGGAGAATCTGGATCTCAATGAGGCGATCCGGGCAGCGCGGGCGTTTGCGCTTTATTTTCAGTTGATCAATATCGTCGAGCAGCATTACGAGCAGCGCGATCAGCAGTTGCAGTATCGGATGGCACGGGAAGGACAGGTTGAAGAAGTGCCAAAACCGTCGTCACCCAGTAGTTATGCCACAGAAGAAGAAGCGGGACGACCAGAAGCGGATTTCCTAGAGCGGAGTCTGCATGAAGCGGCGTCTCGTCGAGAAATTGGCACGTTTCACTGGTTGTTTCCTCGTTTGAAGCAGCTGAATGTGCCGCCTCAACAGATTCAACGGTTGATTCAGCAGTTGGATGTATCGCTGGTGTTTACGGCGCATCCGACCGAGATTGTCCGGCATACGATTCGGGATAAACAGCGACGGATCGCGAAGATTTTGCGGCAGTTGGATAGTGTTGAAGATAGTTTGAAAGCGATCGGGCTTTCCTCATCTTGGGAAACAGAGTCGCTCCGAGATCAGTTAACCGAGGAGATTCGCCTCTGGTGGCGCACTGATGAACTGCACCAATTTAAGCCGACTGTGCTCGATGAAGTGGATCATGCACTGCATTACTTCAGAGAGGTAATTTTTGAGGCGATTCCGCATTTGTATACGCGATTAGAGCAAGCGGTGCATCAGTCGTTCCCGCGCATGGAAATGCCGAGTCGCAATTTCTGTCAGTTTGGATCTTGGGTGGGCGCCGATCGTGATGGCAATCCTTCGGTCACGCCGCAAGTCACCTGGCAAACAGCATGTTATCAGCGCCGCATCGTTTTAGAGCGCTATGTGCAATCGGTTCAGTGTTTGACCGATTTACTGAGTTTGTCGCTGCACTGGAGTGATGTCTTGCCCGATTTGCTGGAGTCTTTAGAGCAAGATCAGCAACGCATGCCGGATGTGTACGATCGCTTATCGATTCGATTCCGCCAAGAGCCGTATCGATTAAAGCTTGCCTACATTCAGAAGCGCCTAGAAAATACGCTCGATCGCAATCACATTCTCTACAGCGGAGATGGCTTGCAGCAAGAAATGCCTGAATTTGACGAAGCAACGCTTTATCGATCGGGCGAAGATTTCTTAGCAGAGTTGCGACTGATTCAAAGCAATCTAGCTGCGACTGGATTAAGCTGTCGGGACTTAGAGCATTTGATTTGCCAAGTCGAAATCTTTGGCTTCTGTTTGGCGCATCTTGATATTCGCCAAGAAAGCCCTCGCCATTCGGAAACGATGAACGAGATTGTCGAATATTTGCAAGTGCTGCCGAAAGCTTATAACGACATGAGCGAAGCAGAGCGCTGTGAATGGTTGACCAGAGAACTCCAGACTCGAAGACCTTTGATTCCGACGGAGATGCCATTTTCGGAGCGCACCCGCGAAACGATTTCGACGTTCCGGATGGTTCGCAAGCTTCAGCAAGAATTTGGTCTGGAAATTTGCCGGACTTACATCATCAGCATGAGCCATGATGTCAGTGATTTGCTAGAAGTGCTGCTGTTTGCCAAAGAAGCCGGACTGTATGATCCCGTCACAGGGCTAGGAACGATTCAAGTCGTACCGTTGTTTGAAACGGTTGAGGATTTACAGAAAGCGCCTGGAATTATGAAACAGGTGTTTGCTCAGCCGTTCTACAAGGCGTTGATTGCGGGGGGCTTTGACGCGATCGATAAAGGAACGGCTTTGCAGGAAGTGATGCTTGGCTACTCTGATAGTAATAAAGACTCTGGATTTCTCAGTAGTAACTGGGAGATTCATAAAGCTCAGCAAGCGTTGCAAAGAATTGCCGATGAACATGGTGTGGCATTGCGGATCTTCCACGGTCGTGGCGGGTCGGTCGGTCGCGGCGGTGGACCTGCATATGAGGCAATTTTGGCGCAGCCTGGACATAGCGTGAATGGTCGCATCAAGATTACCGAACAAGGTGAAGTACTCGCATCGAAGTATTCTTTGCCCGAGCTTGCGTTGTATAACCTTGAGACGGTGACGACTGCGGTGATTCAAGGCAGTTTGTTGCAGAACAAGTTCGATGAGATTGCACCGTGGCAGCAAATTATGGAAGAATTGGCAGCGCGATCGCGCACGCACTATCGTCAACTGATCTATGAGCAAGCCGATTTTATTGATTTCTTCCATCAGGTGACTCCGATCGAGGAGATTAGCCAGTTGCAGATTAGTTCTCGTCCGGCTCGTCGCGGCGGAAAGAAAGATTTAGCAAGTCTGCGGGCAATTCCTTGGGTCTTTAGCTGGACTCAGAGCCGATTTTTACTGCCGTCCTGGTATGGAGTCGGAACGGCGTTGAATGCGTTTCTAGATGAAGCACCCGAGAAGCATATGCAGCTATTGCGGCATTTTTACTACAAATGGCCGTTCTTCAAAATGGCCATTTCTCGGGTGGAGATGACCTTATCGAAGGTCGATTTGCAGATTGCAGGACACTATGTTCAAGAACTGACTCAAGCTGAGGATCGCGAGCGATTTGCGCCTGTGTTTGAGCAGATTCGACAAGAGTATTTCTTGACGCGTGAGCTTGTTCTGAAAATTACGGGACACAATCGCTTACTAGATGGTGATCCGGAACTTCAGCGATCAGTACAGTTGCGCAATGGAACGATCGTACCGTTGGGATTCTTGCAAGTGTCATTGTTGAAGCGACTGCGGCAGCATAAGACTCTGGCGGCTTCTGGAGTTGTGCGATCGCGCTACAGCAAGGGTGAATTGCTTAGAGGCGCATTGTTGACGATTAACGGTATTGCTGCAGGAATGCGGAATACGGGTTGA
- a CDS encoding DUF5615 family PIN-like protein, which yields MLKFLADENFDNTIVRGLFRRNPTLDITRVQDVGLSGKDDPTVLEWAAQEGRILLTHDVATITRYAYDRVKEGQPMPGVIEISTDAPIGQVIEDVLVLVECGQDGELEGQVQYLPW from the coding sequence ATGCTGAAGTTTCTAGCTGACGAGAATTTCGATAATACGATCGTTCGAGGATTGTTTCGGCGTAATCCAACACTTGATATTACTCGTGTGCAGGATGTTGGGTTGTCAGGTAAAGATGATCCAACCGTTTTGGAGTGGGCAGCACAAGAAGGGCGTATTTTACTCACTCACGATGTCGCTACGATTACTCGCTATGCCTACGATCGGGTTAAGGAAGGTCAGCCGATGCCAGGGGTAATTGAAATCAGCACAGATGCACCGATCGGACAGGTCATTGAAGATGTTCTTGTTCTAGTAGAGTGTGGTCAGGATGGAGAGTTAGAAGGGCAAGTTCAGTATCTTCCGTGGTGA
- a CDS encoding S1C family serine protease, which yields MAKASVWSLISAIVLFFFSLQIPVRAESLQSFESEIESSAKVEIARIRSGVLPGVVIGGHYDGLLKMRQQRYVATERLEEQLETSVRDLLEDELSQAGFDVMRSHPQSLFADLVASSEPGRFLIGGTITKVNLNSYSSFFKEYTHDDRRVRWELFDRDLNKVVYRQEIAGSAEAEGIDNPAATYEAIRASFRSLLAEPRVVAILNRPIEETPSQAYKIAAIAAPSRSSLTLEQLVGQTIPSIVQIRTPNGRGSGFLLDSSGLIMTNQHVVGSAFSVKVKLYDGNIVNGRVLRRDSVADAALVKLEGDISEVTGLPICHTDRVRVGQSVVAIGNPLSFSNSVTQGIVSGFRRNASRSLIQTDTAVNPGNSGGPLLNRDGKVIGIVTEKIASEGIEGLGFALPIGEVLQRLNVSIDSPANSELDTCGNPLLSYK from the coding sequence ATGGCAAAGGCATCCGTCTGGAGTCTGATTTCTGCTATTGTTCTATTCTTTTTTTCGCTACAAATTCCGGTTCGGGCTGAATCGCTACAATCTTTTGAGAGTGAGATTGAATCTAGTGCAAAGGTTGAAATTGCTAGGATTCGCTCTGGCGTATTGCCGGGTGTCGTGATTGGAGGACACTACGACGGATTGCTGAAGATGCGACAACAGCGATATGTTGCAACCGAGCGCTTAGAGGAGCAATTAGAAACCTCGGTTCGAGACTTATTAGAGGATGAACTGAGTCAAGCCGGATTTGATGTCATGCGATCGCATCCTCAATCTCTGTTTGCAGATTTAGTTGCATCTTCAGAACCCGGACGATTCTTAATCGGTGGAACGATTACGAAGGTCAATCTCAATTCTTATAGTTCGTTTTTTAAGGAATACACGCACGACGATCGCAGGGTGCGTTGGGAGTTGTTCGATCGAGATTTAAATAAAGTGGTGTACCGTCAAGAAATTGCTGGAAGTGCTGAAGCAGAGGGAATTGATAATCCAGCAGCAACTTATGAAGCGATTCGAGCCAGTTTTAGAAGCTTACTGGCTGAGCCTCGCGTTGTTGCAATCCTCAATCGCCCGATCGAAGAAACTCCGAGTCAGGCGTATAAAATTGCAGCGATCGCGGCTCCGAGTCGTTCATCCTTGACCCTAGAGCAACTCGTCGGGCAGACCATTCCTTCGATCGTGCAAATTCGCACCCCAAACGGACGAGGCAGCGGATTTCTGCTCGACTCGTCTGGACTGATTATGACCAATCAACACGTTGTTGGGTCTGCATTTTCCGTCAAAGTCAAACTTTACGATGGCAATATCGTGAACGGGCGAGTGTTAAGGCGTGATTCTGTGGCAGATGCAGCGTTGGTGAAATTGGAAGGGGATATCAGCGAAGTGACTGGCTTACCGATTTGTCATACTGATCGCGTGCGAGTCGGACAATCCGTTGTCGCGATCGGCAATCCGTTATCTTTTTCCAATTCCGTCACTCAAGGGATTGTAAGTGGGTTTCGGCGCAATGCTTCTCGGAGTTTGATTCAAACGGATACGGCGGTCAATCCGGGGAATAGTGGCGGACCTTTACTCAATCGAGACGGCAAAGTGATTGGGATTGTGACTGAGAAGATTGCGAGTGAAGGGATTGAAGGGTTAGGATTTGCGTTACCGATCGGGGAAGTTTTACAACGATTGAATGTCTCGATCGATTCTCCTGCCAATTCAGAACTGGATACTTGCGGTAATCCACTACTGAGTTACAAATGA
- a CDS encoding TIGR02450 family Trp-rich protein, with protein MPKKQKFPYLVGSKWTAQQETWGWRHFQVVNRKNQGAWVFAEMVAACDPAVRFWMNAKLLKDRSQWQAGWKSLHEVEEG; from the coding sequence ATGCCTAAGAAACAAAAATTTCCGTATCTCGTCGGATCGAAATGGACTGCTCAGCAAGAAACCTGGGGCTGGCGGCACTTTCAAGTTGTAAACCGCAAAAATCAGGGAGCCTGGGTATTTGCAGAAATGGTCGCCGCCTGCGATCCAGCCGTTCGGTTTTGGATGAATGCCAAACTGCTCAAAGACCGATCGCAATGGCAAGCAGGCTGGAAATCGCTGCATGAAGTCGAAGAAGGATAG